A single window of Archangium gephyra DNA harbors:
- a CDS encoding SusC/RagA family TonB-linked outer membrane protein, producing the protein MTLKQALISGCALALLSVEAKAQEQGAAAPQPAAPQPATTAAPAPAPANTRKVTGKVLDALTNDGLPLTRVIIKGTTKGVETELDGSFSLDIPQGPVTLLFSSQDHKDREVVVGANRDTVSVALDATFVEEMVVVGRASELARKHLANSVASVNNEDLNRAPASTVDQALQGKVAGANIQSNSGAPGGGMQLKLRGVSTVNGSSAVLYVVDGVLISDVAIASGVYQLTESVRGSNPSATQDNQVNRIADLNPNDIESIEVLKGASAAAIYGSKASNGVVIITTKKGKAGAPRVDVTQRVGMYSLSNTLGSRPFSSREEVVARYGESVAAQYWTGKTFNQEALLAGRRDVSYETLASVSGTSGDTRYFASAMVKDDKGIIQNTGYQKQSFRLNLGQKLGSDIEVNASANLVHTLGNRGLTNNDNTNITYYMALASTPTFVDLNANSAGVFPANPFVSSKANPLQTAALMTNDEDVWRLLGSADAVWNAYKSETQSFKVLANLGVDRFQQQNKVFSPSTLAFELPLDGLPGTSLLGSSEVLNINTGVNLVHNYKPASGAVNATTSAGFQYEQGGVDSLYVRSSGQIADQQNVSSGTQLSVRQNRQLVRDRGFYLQEEMLLMNEHLTLVGAVRGEQSSANGDPNQLFFFPKLATAYRFQPFHPAVNEFKVRLAYGETGNRPTYGQKYRSLSSINNIEGLPAILGTGVAGSPTIRPERQREFEAGVDTMLFNGNAVVELSVYQRNIYDLLLPRTIPGSTGFTTEFTNGGEMFNRGVEAMLQLTPVRTTDWEWTSNTTFTLNRSQVTSLPEGDVPIPVFGTSLGEFRLQEGASATQIVGDVVDENGKSVLKKIGDTEPDFRMGFSNTVKYRDFSLSFLLDWQQGSDVINLTRFLYDANKNSVDYTTRGAQRQKDWVAGNAAVYVEDASFLKLREVTFSYNLPASLLSKAPMVKSARLNISGRNLLTFTNYSGLDPEVSNFGNHPIARNVDVAPFPPSRSFWTSLDVGF; encoded by the coding sequence ATGACGCTGAAACAAGCGTTGATTTCGGGGTGCGCACTCGCACTCCTTTCCGTCGAAGCCAAGGCGCAGGAGCAGGGCGCGGCCGCCCCGCAGCCCGCGGCTCCGCAGCCGGCCACCACCGCGGCTCCGGCCCCGGCTCCGGCCAACACGCGCAAGGTTACCGGCAAGGTGCTGGATGCGCTGACGAACGATGGCCTGCCGCTCACGCGCGTCATCATCAAGGGCACCACCAAGGGCGTGGAGACGGAGCTGGACGGCTCCTTCAGCCTCGACATCCCCCAGGGCCCGGTCACGCTGCTCTTCTCCAGCCAGGACCACAAGGATCGCGAAGTCGTCGTCGGCGCCAACCGTGACACCGTGTCGGTGGCGCTGGACGCCACCTTCGTCGAGGAGATGGTGGTGGTGGGCCGCGCCAGCGAGCTGGCCCGCAAGCACCTGGCCAACTCGGTGGCCTCGGTGAACAACGAGGACCTCAACCGCGCTCCGGCCTCCACGGTGGATCAGGCCCTCCAGGGCAAGGTGGCCGGCGCCAACATCCAGAGCAACTCGGGTGCTCCGGGCGGCGGCATGCAGCTGAAGCTGCGCGGCGTGTCCACCGTCAACGGCTCCAGCGCGGTGCTCTACGTGGTGGACGGCGTCCTCATCAGCGACGTGGCCATCGCCTCGGGCGTCTACCAGCTGACCGAGTCGGTGCGTGGCTCCAACCCCTCGGCCACCCAGGACAACCAGGTCAACCGCATCGCGGACCTCAACCCCAACGACATCGAGAGCATCGAGGTCCTCAAGGGTGCGTCCGCGGCGGCCATCTACGGCTCCAAGGCCAGCAACGGCGTGGTCATCATCACCACGAAGAAGGGCAAGGCCGGCGCTCCCCGGGTGGACGTCACCCAGCGCGTGGGCATGTACTCGCTCTCCAACACCCTCGGCTCGCGCCCCTTCTCCTCGCGTGAGGAAGTGGTGGCGCGCTACGGCGAGAGCGTGGCGGCCCAGTACTGGACGGGCAAGACCTTCAACCAGGAGGCCCTGCTGGCCGGCCGCCGCGACGTCTCCTACGAGACGCTCGCCAGCGTGAGCGGCACCTCGGGTGACACCCGCTACTTCGCCTCCGCCATGGTGAAGGATGACAAGGGCATCATCCAGAACACCGGCTACCAGAAGCAGTCCTTCCGCCTCAACCTCGGGCAGAAGCTGGGCAGCGACATCGAGGTGAACGCCAGCGCCAACCTCGTCCACACCCTGGGCAACCGCGGCCTCACCAACAACGACAACACCAACATCACCTACTACATGGCGCTGGCGTCCACGCCCACCTTCGTGGACCTGAACGCCAACAGCGCCGGTGTCTTCCCGGCCAACCCCTTCGTCTCCAGCAAGGCCAACCCGCTGCAGACGGCCGCCCTCATGACGAACGATGAGGACGTGTGGCGCCTGCTCGGCTCGGCCGACGCGGTGTGGAACGCCTACAAGAGCGAGACGCAGAGCTTCAAGGTGCTCGCCAACCTCGGCGTGGACCGCTTCCAGCAGCAGAACAAGGTGTTCTCGCCCAGCACGCTCGCCTTCGAGCTCCCGCTGGACGGCCTGCCGGGCACCTCGCTGCTCGGCTCCAGCGAGGTCCTCAACATCAACACCGGCGTCAACCTGGTGCACAACTACAAGCCCGCCAGCGGCGCGGTGAACGCCACCACCTCGGCCGGCTTCCAGTACGAGCAGGGCGGCGTGGACTCGCTCTACGTGCGCAGCAGCGGGCAGATCGCCGACCAGCAGAACGTGAGCTCCGGCACGCAGCTGAGTGTGCGCCAGAACCGGCAGCTCGTGCGTGACCGCGGCTTCTACCTCCAGGAGGAGATGCTGCTCATGAACGAGCACCTCACCCTGGTGGGCGCGGTGCGCGGCGAGCAGAGCAGCGCCAACGGTGACCCCAACCAGCTCTTCTTCTTCCCCAAGCTGGCCACCGCCTACCGCTTCCAGCCCTTCCACCCGGCGGTGAACGAGTTCAAGGTGCGCCTGGCGTACGGTGAGACGGGCAACCGGCCCACCTACGGCCAGAAGTACCGCTCGCTGTCCTCCATCAACAACATCGAGGGCCTGCCGGCCATCCTCGGCACCGGCGTGGCCGGCTCGCCGACCATCCGCCCCGAGCGCCAGCGGGAGTTCGAGGCCGGTGTGGACACGATGCTCTTCAACGGCAACGCCGTGGTGGAGCTCTCCGTCTACCAGCGCAACATCTACGATCTGCTGCTGCCGCGCACCATCCCCGGCTCCACGGGCTTCACCACCGAGTTCACCAACGGTGGCGAGATGTTCAACCGGGGCGTGGAGGCGATGCTCCAGCTCACCCCGGTGCGCACCACCGACTGGGAGTGGACGTCCAACACCACCTTCACCCTCAACCGCAGCCAGGTCACCTCGCTGCCCGAGGGTGACGTGCCCATCCCCGTCTTCGGCACCAGCCTGGGCGAGTTCCGCCTCCAGGAGGGCGCCAGCGCCACGCAGATTGTCGGCGACGTGGTCGACGAGAACGGCAAGTCGGTGCTCAAGAAGATCGGCGACACGGAGCCGGACTTCCGCATGGGCTTCAGCAACACGGTGAAGTACCGCGACTTCAGCCTGTCCTTCCTGCTCGACTGGCAGCAGGGCAGCGACGTCATCAACCTCACCCGCTTCCTGTACGACGCCAACAAGAACTCGGTGGACTACACGACGCGCGGCGCCCAGCGCCAGAAGGACTGGGTGGCTGGCAATGCCGCCGTGTACGTGGAGGACGCCTCGTTCCTCAAGCTGCGCGAGGTGACGTTCAGCTACAACCTGCCCGCGTCCCTGCTCTCCAAGGCCCCCATGGTGAAGTCGGCCCGCCTCAACATCAGCGGCCGCAACCTGCTCACCTTCACCAACTACTCCGGCCTGGATCCCGAGGTGAGCAACTTCGGCAACCACCCCATCGCCCGCAACGTTGACGTGGCCCCCTTCCCGCCCAGCCGCAGCTTCTGGACGTCGCTCGATGTGGGGTTCTAG
- a CDS encoding RagB/SusD family nutrient uptake outer membrane protein, translating into MKNMKKVVLALCATVGLGGCGDLTVPDLNNPSLESFQETPTRTAVINASTGLLIGSRAGMTNQNGYVALTGVLGREGIVLDSADPRYVGEMLQAASLNGGSPAFGGNFWNNPYANIRNANTLLNALAKVDGVTEAEKNAIRGFAKTIQALDFLVIINTRDTHGAPIDVNRPFGADLAPIESKEKVLAHIANLLDEAYADLAAGGTAFPFPLSSGFKDFTPRTDGKVIDITVPNFSKVNRALKARVDVYRERWTEALVDLEESFITTAPGKLDLGVYHAYSTGSGDVKNTLNGPNIFANPILLLDAQRKSDDTLDERVARKVKDAENPGELPGVIEKFSKGFAAYESDSAPIPIIRNEELLLLRAEANIRLGLYEAAKTDLDIIRETSGGLDPLPETLEGEQAINELLYQRRFSLLFEGGHRWIDMRRYGKLEELKREDPPGMSFNVHPRFPIPTTEFVGRPTP; encoded by the coding sequence ATGAAGAACATGAAGAAGGTGGTCCTGGCGCTGTGCGCCACGGTGGGGCTTGGCGGGTGCGGTGACCTGACGGTCCCGGACCTCAACAACCCGAGCCTCGAGTCGTTCCAGGAGACCCCGACGCGCACGGCCGTCATCAACGCGTCCACCGGTCTGCTCATCGGCTCGCGTGCCGGCATGACCAACCAGAACGGCTACGTGGCCCTGACGGGCGTGCTCGGCCGCGAGGGCATCGTGCTGGACTCGGCGGACCCCCGCTACGTCGGCGAGATGCTGCAGGCGGCCTCGCTCAACGGCGGCAGCCCGGCCTTCGGCGGCAACTTCTGGAACAACCCCTACGCCAACATCCGCAACGCCAACACCCTCCTCAACGCCCTGGCGAAGGTGGACGGCGTCACGGAGGCCGAGAAGAACGCCATCCGCGGCTTCGCCAAGACGATCCAGGCGCTGGACTTCCTGGTCATCATCAACACCCGCGACACCCACGGCGCGCCCATCGACGTGAACCGCCCGTTCGGCGCCGACCTGGCTCCCATCGAGAGCAAGGAGAAGGTGCTGGCGCACATCGCCAATCTGCTCGACGAGGCCTATGCGGACCTGGCGGCCGGTGGCACGGCGTTCCCCTTCCCGCTGAGCAGCGGGTTCAAGGACTTCACCCCGCGGACGGACGGCAAGGTGATCGACATCACCGTGCCCAACTTCAGCAAGGTCAACCGCGCCCTCAAGGCCCGGGTGGACGTGTACCGCGAGCGCTGGACCGAGGCGCTGGTGGACCTGGAGGAGTCGTTCATCACCACCGCCCCCGGCAAGCTCGACCTGGGCGTCTACCACGCCTACAGCACCGGCTCCGGCGACGTGAAGAACACGCTCAACGGCCCCAACATCTTCGCCAACCCCATCCTCCTGCTGGATGCGCAGCGCAAGTCGGACGACACGCTGGATGAGCGCGTGGCGCGCAAGGTGAAGGACGCGGAGAACCCCGGCGAGCTGCCCGGAGTCATCGAGAAGTTCTCGAAGGGCTTCGCGGCGTACGAGTCGGACAGCGCTCCCATCCCCATCATCCGCAACGAGGAGCTCCTCTTGCTGCGCGCCGAGGCCAACATCCGGCTGGGGCTGTACGAGGCGGCCAAGACCGACCTCGACATCATCCGGGAGACCTCCGGTGGCCTGGACCCGCTCCCCGAGACGCTCGAGGGCGAGCAGGCCATCAACGAGCTGCTCTATCAGCGCCGCTTCTCGCTCCTCTTCGAGGGCGGGCACCGGTGGATCGACATGCGCCGCTACGGGAAGCTGGAGGAGCTCAAGCGCGAGGATCCCCCGGGCATGTCCTTCAACGTCCACCCGCGCTTCCCCATCCCGACGACGGAGTTCGTGGGCCGGCCGACGCCGTAG
- a CDS encoding Hsp70 family protein, translated as MNAPASGPILGIDFGTTNTAAAFFDRQGKLKLVPVSDKNFILPSVAWYHAADKAIVGPAARRQIIDDPRHTIFGSKRFLGRRYQSEYVQKHRERFAFNLVEGTDGYCAVKVYNRVTPLNEVAYFILRHTLTLANHAAGEPFSECVLTVPAHASIRQREAVRHAAERAGLKVRAIINEPTAAALYYANLRSPEQTVMVFDLGGGTFDATLMSVQNRVVKVLATGGDAFLGGANFDECIVEHLAEEFHRQHGVDLRGNKIVMQRLVFAAESVKIQLSRAEVAELRVPCITQGPDGGFLDFQFRLTRKRLEEMTSRLIERTVSACDEVLERAGLKAAQVDELVLVGGQTRMPAIRERLSHFRRFSSEKDVHPELGVAVGAAILGRNLSRPGGTGLMDVVPMPLSVMLPGGATHEVISANTPVPCRKSVSLEALPPGPTPLPVLVFESLDTTSVDREVLGTLQVGPEWRRGGAPRLELHMGQDFVLRTYLAAGDGKPVPAPIVDASPPMRAPRAAAS; from the coding sequence ATGAATGCCCCCGCGAGTGGCCCCATCCTCGGCATTGACTTCGGCACGACCAACACGGCGGCGGCGTTCTTCGACCGGCAGGGGAAGCTGAAGCTGGTGCCCGTGTCGGACAAGAACTTCATCCTCCCGTCGGTGGCCTGGTACCACGCCGCGGACAAGGCGATTGTGGGCCCGGCCGCGCGCCGGCAGATCATCGATGATCCGCGGCACACCATCTTCGGCAGCAAGCGCTTCCTCGGGCGGCGCTACCAGTCCGAGTACGTGCAGAAGCACCGCGAGCGCTTCGCCTTCAACCTGGTGGAAGGCACGGACGGCTACTGCGCGGTGAAGGTGTACAACCGGGTGACGCCGCTCAACGAGGTGGCGTACTTCATCCTCCGGCACACCCTCACGCTGGCCAACCACGCCGCGGGAGAACCCTTCTCCGAGTGCGTGCTCACCGTGCCGGCCCACGCGAGCATCCGCCAGCGCGAGGCGGTGCGCCACGCGGCCGAGCGCGCGGGCCTGAAGGTGCGCGCCATCATCAACGAGCCCACCGCCGCGGCGCTCTACTACGCCAACCTGCGCAGCCCGGAGCAGACGGTGATGGTGTTCGACCTGGGCGGCGGCACCTTCGACGCCACGCTCATGTCCGTGCAAAACCGGGTGGTGAAGGTGCTGGCCACCGGCGGAGATGCCTTCCTCGGTGGCGCCAACTTCGACGAGTGCATCGTCGAGCACCTGGCCGAGGAGTTCCACCGGCAGCACGGCGTGGACCTGCGCGGCAACAAGATCGTCATGCAGCGGCTCGTCTTCGCCGCCGAGTCCGTGAAGATCCAACTCTCCCGCGCGGAGGTGGCGGAGCTGCGCGTGCCCTGCATCACCCAGGGGCCGGACGGCGGCTTCCTGGACTTCCAGTTCCGCCTCACGCGCAAGCGGCTGGAGGAGATGACGTCGCGGCTCATCGAGCGCACCGTGTCCGCGTGTGACGAGGTGCTGGAGCGCGCGGGCCTGAAGGCGGCCCAGGTGGACGAGCTGGTGCTGGTGGGCGGCCAGACGCGCATGCCCGCCATCCGCGAGCGCCTCTCGCACTTCCGCCGCTTCTCCTCGGAGAAGGACGTGCACCCGGAGCTGGGCGTGGCGGTGGGCGCCGCCATCCTCGGCCGCAACCTGTCCCGGCCCGGCGGCACCGGCCTCATGGACGTGGTGCCCATGCCCCTCAGCGTCATGCTCCCGGGCGGCGCCACCCACGAGGTCATCTCCGCCAACACCCCCGTGCCCTGCCGCAAGTCCGTGTCCCTGGAGGCCCTGCCCCCCGGCCCCACGCCCCTGCCCGTGCTCGTCTTCGAGTCCCTGGACACCACCAGCGTGGACCGCGAAGTCCTGGGCACCCTCCAGGTGGGCCCCGAGTGGCGCCGCGGCGGCGCGCCCCGGCTCGAGCTGCACATGGGCCAGGACTTCGTCCTCCGCACCTACCTGGCCGCTGGCGACGGCAAGCCCGTCCCCGCTCCCATCGTCGATGCGAGCCCCCCAATGAGAGCGCCCCGGGCCGCGGCTTCTTGA